Below is a window of Rhodamnia argentea isolate NSW1041297 chromosome 11, ASM2092103v1, whole genome shotgun sequence DNA.
GAGAGAGCACTCGATAAACGAACAGAAACAAGTGAAGGCGAACAGAAGTAATCGCCCTCAAATTTCCTCAGGAAAGAATCGGAGGAAGTTGGAGCTCAAAACGAGAGAAGGGAGGGATTAGGTCAGAGATAGAGGAAGACCTGGCGATTTGGAGGCCGATGCCGCTCGTAGAGCCGGTCACAATGCAGGTGAGGTTGTTGacgggagggagagggagagggttcTGGAGGTGACTGGCCATGATCCTCTGGAACAGCATCTCCCCTACCACGCTCATCCACCCTCGTGTCCACTCTAGCCACCCTAACCCGCTCTTCTGCTTCCTTTCCCTTCGCTTCGGCTCGGGAGCAGAGTCCGGCGACTTCGGCGGCGGCGAGGACGCTCCTACTCCGCCGTCCATGGTCGTTCTCTCTCCGCTATCGCTGCGCTTGCTCGGAGAAGAGGCCAAGATCCACCGGTGGAGGGAATGAAGaaatggcgatggcgatggcgacacctgagagagagtgagagtgagagagagagtgcgcgAGAGAATCTCTTTTTGAGGTGTCTCGCAGCTGCCTCGTTTATGGCCACGTCGTCGTTGGCAATAAAAAAACCGAACAATTGGCTAATTACCTTTGCAGTACACGGTTGAATTAATTGGTTAGTTATGCTTTACTCCTTGTGAGGATAAATGGTTgcgcttaaattttttttgttttttggtccaaaaaaaaaaaatggttgcaCTTTACcttaaatattcaaaattttgaagcaTTACCTTAGATTTTCATTTGACAATGGACGCACGAACCTTTAGAAGTACATAGACTAATTATTCATATtgcaaattcctttttttttttttttggttggagacctcaattttttttcgaagGCCGCAAATTCAAGACTTATGgcattttttacttctttttttttgtttgcattaAACTTAGTAGGATTATTTCGATTGGACAAAATAACTAGAATCAATTGGCCATCAAATTTCTTATGGATTTATCATTATGTATATAATTTTAAATACAATTATGGATTTAGTACCTTGATATGTTCGATTTAAACTATAAAAGTTTTCAGGTCATTTGATGGATAATTCTCCGACATGAAATTATTAAGATTTTCAAACATAAACTGGTCAGAAATTTTGTTGACGGTAAGATCGACCGTCTAACTTTGCGACTGCGCTCGGTGATATTCAATCCCCGCCGTTGACTTGCGTTCATCTGCCCGTCCCCCAAAAGGCTCTGTCGGTTGCACCGCCCCGATTTGTATCTTTTTCATGTCAAAATTAGATATTTACCTCAGCAGCTGCGTCAGCTTCTTCTTCGGGAGGTTCAGCAGAGCGAGCGTCGTCCTCCCTTTCACCATTGACGCAGCTCTAAAATCCTCTAATTTCCCCTGTGTGTTAACGTAATTGCTCGCAATTGCCATTGGATAATACAGGAATCGCTTCCCACATGGCCGACCACCATGCCGATGATTTGGACGAACTCCTCGACAGTGAgtttcttcatctctctctccctctctctctgaaagATGAATAGCAGGCATATCTTCTGAATAATTCGCATGCTGGTTTTAGGTGCTTTGGACGATTTCCAGAGTCTCAACCTTTCTTCTTCCAGGTGATTGTTCTAGTACGGTCTTGTTTCTTTGATTTAAATCATCAAACAGTTTGTGGGCATCTTTCTGTTGGGCAATCCTGACCGTGTCAATTTTTGGGCATTTCATTTGGATGTAGAAGTGGAGATGGTGCTGCGACGAAGCAAGAGGTGGCTCCTTTGCCATCTGGGGTTCAGGGTTTGGGGATGGGATTGCCCGATTTGAGAagtaaaaagcaaaaaggaaagcaaatggCATCGAAGGACACTACCCATGTTACGGAAGCTCTAGACAAACTCAGAGAACAAACGAGGGAAACTGTCAGAGGATTGGAATCTGTCACTGGTGCTGATGATTTGGGTGGTAATGCTATGTTGGAAGATTGGGTCAAGCAGTTTGAGGAGCTTGCTGGCACTCAGGTATAAATCACTCGAATACGATCCTTAGCATGCAGGCTGGGGATTGTGGTTCTGCTGTAATAAATGCTTGCTCATTCACCTCATTTTTGTAAGCAGTATAGCGAAaatttcgtttgtttatttataaCACTTTTCCTTCAATATCTCCTTAGGATATGGAATCTATGATGGAAAACATGATGCAGCATCTGCTGTCAAAGGAGATTCTTCATGAACCAATGAAGGAAATTGGAGAGAAATATCCAAAGTGGTTGGAAGAGCATGGAGCGACATTGAGCAAAGAAGACTATGATCGCTTTTCACATCAATATCAACTTATAAAAGATCTTAATGAAGTCTATGAGAAGGAACCAAATAATTTCACTAAGATTGTCGAGCTAATGCAAAAAATGCAGGAGTGTGGTCAACCACCAAATGATATAGTTCGGGAGCTGGCACCTGATTTTGATATATCCAGTCTTGGCCAGTTGTAAGTTTTCTCACTTACATTGTTTCCAATGTAGGCCAGCTCTCATTgttgaatttttctttcctgTTGTGAAATCTGAATATTTATGATGtctggccttttcttttacttgaaAATATGTCTTCGTTAGTTAGTTGGATGATGCATTGCTAGGGGAAAGTTGATACTTCATGGGCAAATTACCTTTGAATCGCCCTACATACTCTCTCAAGTCCACAAGCTTATAGTATTTGAGCAACTCCTCTTGGAATTACAATGAGATACTAGAAACACTCAGCTTCATATTTGTGAAGTAGTTGGCATGTATAAttgtcaaacaaaaaaaaaatggtattcACCTGATGGATACTGGGATTGTCCATCCAGAGAAATTTTTCTTAGGCTAAGCTTCTATTAATACCCCAGTGGGAATTCTTTAGGTTGGTTCCTGCTGTTAATGAGTGATGCAAAATTTCAAGTATTGTTCGACATTATGTGCTTTCTGTTAAGGTCGCCGTCTCTTTCTGGTTTGTCCTCCTTACATTTTGCTTGTACCAGCGAAATCAGAATTATATACATAAGGCGTACTTCATGAGTGCATTGAAGAGGGAAGAAGGAACTAGCTGAGGGAGAATAGGGCACCCATTCGTGGAGAAGATGTAATGAGTTTCAGGATTTTTGGACATGCAAacctctagttaattttgagcTTCTAGTCATTGCTTGGGAGTTCTGAGCTGAAGGATTGATTACTTG
It encodes the following:
- the LOC115747409 gene encoding peroxisome biogenesis protein 19-2-like, whose product is MADHHADDLDELLDSALDDFQSLNLSSSRSGDGAATKQEVAPLPSGVQGLGMGLPDLRSKKQKGKQMASKDTTHVTEALDKLREQTRETVRGLESVTGADDLGGNAMLEDWVKQFEELAGTQDMESMMENMMQHLLSKEILHEPMKEIGEKYPKWLEEHGATLSKEDYDRFSHQYQLIKDLNEVYEKEPNNFTKIVELMQKMQECGQPPNDIVRELAPDFDISSLGQLSPEMLESQPNCCIM